Proteins encoded within one genomic window of Chlorobaculum sp. MV4-Y:
- a CDS encoding DNA cytosine methyltransferase: MNQLKKETKTNYTFLGLFTGAGGLDLGFELAGFEHTESNEILDYAVNTLQSNRPNWDIIHGDVREYTPSFKSGLDVLLAGFPCQGFSLGGNRDENDERNTLYREVVRIASIMQPRVIVMENVLNLRTMTHPETGKPFAQQISDELASIGYTTEFDFFRVSEHGVPQTRRRFVFIAYKDDTLKHFKFPRAEKETGIRKFIYELGQNLNIELPNHNPEWGFKSYAHTETGLPYDESEIVIPVRLSRTASEGNPIRDFDSPFPAIDTATVWGWAIGNVVAERIDKDRDNAMYVRNPESTAKLWRIKASKIRPFTAREYARLQTFPDDWIFYGNNKRELQLQIGNAVPVIFAKKIALKVREALEVLDGHKEFEFEHGEQIKMF, encoded by the coding sequence ATGAATCAGTTAAAGAAGGAAACCAAAACAAACTATACGTTTCTCGGCCTTTTTACAGGTGCGGGTGGACTTGACTTAGGTTTTGAGTTAGCAGGGTTTGAACATACAGAATCAAATGAAATTTTAGATTATGCAGTCAATACTTTACAATCTAACAGACCAAATTGGGATATAATACATGGAGACGTTCGAGAATATACTCCCTCATTTAAGAGTGGCCTAGATGTTTTATTAGCAGGGTTTCCTTGTCAAGGATTTTCACTTGGTGGCAACAGGGATGAAAATGACGAAAGAAATACTTTATACCGTGAAGTTGTCAGGATTGCGAGTATAATGCAACCCAGAGTGATTGTAATGGAAAATGTTCTTAATCTTAGGACAATGACCCACCCTGAAACAGGCAAACCTTTTGCACAACAGATTTCAGATGAACTTGCTTCAATCGGGTATACTACAGAATTTGATTTTTTTAGAGTTTCAGAACACGGAGTTCCTCAAACAAGAAGACGTTTTGTTTTTATCGCTTACAAGGATGACACATTAAAACACTTCAAATTTCCAAGAGCAGAAAAGGAAACAGGAATAAGGAAATTCATATACGAACTAGGACAAAATTTAAACATTGAATTACCAAATCATAATCCTGAATGGGGCTTTAAAAGCTATGCTCATACAGAAACAGGGCTACCATATGACGAATCTGAAATTGTAATTCCTGTTAGACTTAGTAGAACGGCATCAGAAGGAAACCCAATCAGAGATTTTGACTCTCCTTTTCCAGCAATTGACACAGCAACCGTTTGGGGTTGGGCTATTGGCAATGTTGTAGCAGAAAGAATTGACAAGGACAGAGACAATGCAATGTATGTAAGAAACCCTGAGTCGACTGCAAAACTTTGGAGAATAAAAGCAAGTAAAATCAGACCTTTTACAGCAAGGGAATATGCGAGATTGCAGACTTTTCCAGATGATTGGATTTTTTACGGAAACAACAAAAGAGAATTACAACTCCAAATTGGAAACGCAGTTCCCGTGATATTTGCAAAGAAAATTGCTTTAAAAGTTAGAGAAGCATTAGAAGTATTAGACGGACATAAAGAATTTGAATTTGAACACGGTGAACAAATCAAAATGTTCTGA